Proteins from one Amycolatopsis endophytica genomic window:
- a CDS encoding LacI family DNA-binding transcriptional regulator: MVRARRVTLRDVADRVGLSANTVSRALSGKDQVSESTREMIVAEARRLGYVPNSHARSLVSGTTMVLALVITNPSNPFYAALISAVERQCRLAGYSVLLLVTEENEDNEARAVQQLLRFGVDGVLAVPIQHRPGVWAELSGAGLPVVLLSRDIPELGFDFVGTDVERAVEDAVARVAVPGTRAWLFEEDLEISTVAARTAAFQRAFGDDSLVLKVPGRRTRGAALPWRPDDAYRLAAGLISRERHPELVVTGNDYFALGVYKAVRECGLTIGSDVRVLGYGDHPFAAYLEPGLTTIRLPADDVGSAGVDLLLRRIADPSRPREVIHLSATLVERDSARG; this comes from the coding sequence GTGGTGCGCGCTCGGCGGGTCACGTTACGTGACGTCGCGGACAGGGTCGGCCTGTCCGCCAACACCGTGTCCCGCGCGTTGTCGGGCAAGGACCAGGTCAGCGAGAGCACGCGCGAGATGATCGTGGCCGAGGCGCGGCGGCTGGGCTACGTGCCCAACAGCCACGCCCGGTCGCTCGTCTCCGGCACCACGATGGTGCTCGCGCTGGTGATCACCAACCCGTCGAACCCGTTCTACGCGGCGCTGATCTCGGCGGTCGAGCGGCAGTGCCGTCTCGCCGGGTACTCGGTCCTGCTGCTGGTCACCGAGGAGAACGAGGACAACGAGGCACGCGCGGTGCAGCAGCTGCTGCGGTTCGGCGTCGACGGGGTGCTGGCCGTGCCGATCCAGCACCGGCCCGGCGTGTGGGCGGAACTGTCCGGCGCCGGGCTGCCGGTCGTGCTGCTCAGCCGGGACATCCCGGAGCTGGGGTTCGACTTCGTGGGCACCGATGTCGAGCGGGCCGTCGAGGACGCCGTGGCGCGGGTGGCCGTCCCCGGAACGCGGGCGTGGCTGTTCGAGGAGGACCTGGAGATCAGCACGGTCGCCGCGCGGACGGCCGCGTTCCAGCGAGCCTTCGGCGATGATTCGCTGGTGCTGAAGGTGCCGGGACGCCGGACGCGGGGCGCCGCGCTGCCGTGGCGGCCCGACGACGCCTACCGGCTGGCGGCGGGACTGATCAGCCGTGAGCGGCATCCGGAACTGGTCGTGACCGGCAACGACTACTTCGCGCTCGGGGTGTACAAGGCCGTGCGGGAGTGCGGGCTGACGATCGGATCGGACGTGCGGGTGCTCGGCTACGGCGACCACCCGTTCGCCGCGTACCTGGAGCCGGGCCTGACGACGATCCGGCTGCCCGCGGACGACGTCGGCTCGGCCGGGGTGGACCTGCTGCTGCGGCGGATCGCCGACCCGTCGCGCCCGCGTGAGGTGATCCACCTGAGCGCGACGCTGGTGGAACGGGACTCCGCGCGGGGCTGA
- a CDS encoding crotonase/enoyl-CoA hydratase family protein produces MNRVRIDITDGVADVRLDRAGKRNALDPAMFAALVHAGERLKTEPGLRAVVLSGEGPDFCAGLDFAAFRAMRSGGRISADVDLPPADGPAKATGQRAAHVWTEVPVPVIAAITGHALGGGLQIALGADIRIVTADAKLSVLEIKWGLIPDMTGTQVLPELVGRDVAKELTFSGRVVTGAEAVSLGLATRVSPDPHASALELARSIASRSPDAVRAAKRLLDLPRDHATGFAAEQAEITALIGSPNQVEAVTAEFGKRPPRFTDPA; encoded by the coding sequence GTGAACCGCGTGCGCATCGACATCACCGACGGCGTCGCCGACGTGCGGCTCGACCGCGCCGGCAAGCGCAACGCCCTGGATCCCGCGATGTTCGCGGCCCTCGTGCACGCCGGGGAACGGTTGAAGACCGAGCCGGGGCTGCGGGCGGTCGTGCTGTCCGGCGAGGGGCCCGACTTCTGCGCGGGCCTGGACTTCGCCGCGTTCCGGGCGATGCGGTCCGGCGGGCGGATCAGCGCGGACGTCGACCTGCCGCCCGCGGACGGCCCGGCGAAGGCGACCGGGCAGCGCGCCGCGCACGTGTGGACGGAGGTTCCGGTGCCGGTGATCGCCGCGATCACGGGGCACGCGCTGGGTGGCGGGCTGCAGATCGCGCTCGGCGCGGACATCCGGATCGTCACGGCGGACGCGAAGCTGTCGGTGCTGGAGATCAAGTGGGGGCTGATCCCGGACATGACGGGCACGCAGGTGCTGCCCGAGCTGGTCGGCCGGGACGTGGCGAAGGAGCTGACGTTCAGCGGCCGCGTCGTGACCGGCGCCGAGGCGGTCTCGCTCGGCCTCGCGACGCGGGTTTCGCCGGATCCGCACGCGTCGGCGCTGGAGCTCGCCCGATCGATCGCCTCGCGCAGCCCGGACGCGGTGCGCGCGGCGAAGCGCCTGCTCGACCTGCCCCGCGATCATGCGACCGGTTTCGCCGCGGAGCAGGCGGAGATCACGGCGCTGATCGGCAGCCCCAACCAGGTGGAGGCCGTGACGGCCGAGTTCGGGAAGCGCCCGCCCCGGTTCACCGATCCGGCCTGA
- the shbA gene encoding RNA polymerase sigma factor ShbA yields MTTVESPPRSRSGAGAVLADHPRPNGLLAKETLDPLVAAARTGDPRAVEALMALVKPVVARFCRARMGGRDLAYLSADDVAQEVCLAVVKALPGYEDRGGSFLFLVRAIAANKVADAYRVVARERAEPVPELPENGQTWHDPVEHVLTIDLGQRLARLVARLPRTQQEVLALRIVVGLSAVETAEAMGLTPGNVRVSQYRALTRLRRFIAEEDGQGVSS; encoded by the coding sequence ATGACGACGGTCGAATCACCACCCCGGTCGCGGTCCGGGGCGGGCGCGGTCCTCGCGGACCACCCCCGGCCGAACGGGCTGCTCGCGAAGGAAACGCTCGATCCGCTCGTCGCGGCCGCCCGCACCGGCGACCCCCGCGCGGTCGAAGCGCTGATGGCACTCGTGAAGCCGGTCGTCGCGCGCTTCTGCCGGGCGCGGATGGGAGGACGCGATCTCGCCTACCTCTCCGCCGACGACGTCGCGCAGGAAGTGTGCCTCGCCGTGGTGAAAGCGCTTCCCGGCTACGAGGACCGGGGCGGTTCGTTCCTGTTCCTGGTGCGGGCGATCGCGGCCAACAAGGTGGCCGACGCGTACCGGGTGGTCGCGCGGGAGCGCGCGGAGCCGGTGCCGGAGCTGCCGGAGAACGGGCAGACCTGGCACGATCCCGTGGAGCACGTCCTGACCATCGACCTCGGCCAGCGGCTCGCCCGTCTCGTGGCCCGGCTTCCCCGGACGCAGCAGGAGGTGCTGGCCCTGCGGATCGTCGTCGGGCTCTCCGCGGTGGAGACGGCCGAGGCGATGGGCCTGACGCCCGGCAACGTGCGGGTCAGCCAGTACCGGGCGCTCACCAGGCTGCGCCGGTTCATCGCGGAAGAGGACGGTCAGGGAGTGTCGAGTTGA
- a CDS encoding SEFIR domain-containing protein, whose translation MPNRGTGGISPRVYLSYAEDSPDHVDSVRRFATFLRAELGVDAELDAWYATERRDWVAWTVRQLRDADFVLAVASPDYKRIADGEPGTSSGRTRELEGALIRDNLARNVPESTRRVLSVVLPGGRAEDVPDCLRPSSTGYHLIAEYTRGALEPLLRVLAGAPLHEKPARGVFMAPAPGVDPVVVVSPPAGPVRQGVLAVGEDLVLGGVRYLVDGSHWAEEPDRDHSVIRRRARASALDPHDGSVWLRQLEMRHHTGVAESAFADLRRERELLTALAGGTSGLPEPLGLFRDGPLATLVTRWPSSRPVDGPAGTLAAAVPAPGERTDPWRMWQILRGVAGLCRALAALHARGAAHRNLTPEVIARLDDGRLVLLDLGLAGSAPRGGEGPGDYRAPEQRRGRFPTLGAATDVYQVAALTHHLVTGFPPAPAGALPIGSRVRAVPPRAAAALDASLAAEPGDRPAMNDLASALATLPATAP comes from the coding sequence GTGCCGAATCGGGGTACCGGCGGTATTTCGCCGCGTGTGTATCTCTCCTATGCGGAGGATTCGCCGGATCACGTCGATTCGGTCCGGAGGTTCGCGACTTTCCTGCGCGCGGAACTGGGCGTGGACGCCGAACTCGACGCGTGGTACGCCACCGAGCGGCGCGACTGGGTGGCCTGGACCGTGCGGCAGCTCAGGGACGCGGACTTCGTCCTGGCCGTCGCATCGCCGGACTACAAGCGGATCGCCGACGGGGAACCGGGCACGAGCAGCGGGCGGACCCGCGAACTGGAGGGGGCGTTGATCCGCGACAACCTCGCCCGCAACGTCCCCGAGTCGACTCGCCGCGTGCTGTCCGTCGTCCTGCCGGGTGGCCGTGCGGAGGACGTCCCGGACTGCCTGCGGCCGTCGTCCACGGGATACCACCTGATCGCCGAGTACACCCGCGGCGCGCTGGAGCCCCTGCTCAGGGTTCTCGCCGGCGCGCCGCTCCACGAGAAGCCCGCGCGTGGGGTGTTCATGGCCCCGGCGCCCGGCGTCGATCCGGTCGTCGTGGTGAGTCCGCCCGCGGGCCCGGTGCGGCAAGGCGTCCTCGCCGTCGGGGAAGACCTCGTCCTCGGCGGCGTTCGTTATCTGGTGGACGGATCGCACTGGGCGGAGGAGCCGGACCGCGATCACTCGGTCATCCGGCGCCGGGCGCGAGCCTCCGCGCTCGATCCGCACGATGGCAGCGTGTGGCTTCGCCAGCTGGAGATGCGTCACCACACCGGAGTCGCGGAAAGCGCTTTCGCGGATCTGCGACGGGAGCGCGAACTCCTGACCGCGCTGGCGGGCGGGACGAGCGGTCTGCCCGAGCCGCTCGGCCTGTTCCGTGACGGTCCGCTGGCGACGCTCGTCACGCGATGGCCGTCATCACGCCCAGTCGACGGACCGGCCGGCACGCTCGCGGCCGCCGTCCCGGCTCCGGGCGAGCGAACCGATCCCTGGCGGATGTGGCAGATCCTGCGCGGTGTCGCGGGACTCTGCCGCGCACTCGCGGCACTGCACGCACGGGGCGCCGCCCACCGGAACCTGACCCCGGAGGTGATCGCGCGGCTCGACGACGGTCGTCTCGTGCTCCTCGACCTCGGTCTCGCCGGTTCCGCGCCGCGCGGGGGCGAGGGGCCCGGCGACTACCGCGCGCCCGAGCAGCGACGGGGCCGGTTCCCCACGCTGGGCGCGGCAACGGATGTGTACCAGGTCGCCGCCCTGACCCACCACCTCGTCACCGGATTCCCGCCCGCTCCGGCGGGAGCACTGCCGATCGGCAGCCGGGTGCGTGCGGTTCCGCCGCGGGCGGCCGCGGCTCTGGACGCCTCGCTCGCCGCCGAACCCGGTGACCGCCCCGCCATGAACGATCTGGCCTCCGCCCTCGCGACCCTTCCCGCCACCGCCCCCTGA
- a CDS encoding DEAD/DEAH box helicase: protein MFRTVDLPSPVVLVPSKNLYGKLDRQARDHPGLPDGLEQVLRDLAARSEGVPAIVDEPSRAGRDHSLLLHTYGYVVMLFPTSRQDGYFVARIAPLRVRDHDRLSRGALLIRANWQAVFELPQVPAGATAHWPRLTAAWAEVVRARGAERGTPELAPAHGRFLDTLDELIETGRRFAARKDSTLARYPYRSVESAGERRFSGAPVYVFRIAGDRLPERGRFVRLRSESEQRGEVVRTGEDSVTVRFDQPLDWNRLAGQGELQETPNEVVHAKQREAVALLRSGRAHNRTLLSVLVDHAVEPLVPTAGVPAEDLDADQLAAFRAALGVRDLLAVLGPPGTGKTRTISQIARACALRPDRGRVLIASLTNRAVDNVLAKLPRDVVVVRVGNEGKVDADARAFLLENLAADLRSEILSTTAVTRRGYDGVPAAVEWHGELGRRVALAAEALTGEAHARDAWAAARRAAGGAAHQRVDELSRALEAEQRKAGRRAERLGHLVERQSRELNRARGPLTRPWAALAARRRERRAGRLRTEIAAGGEQISRLQGSLHEAWTALDVATRGVPAVMAAADALDRAAAHHHQRLADASHALDTIRAAISAVDTVPVPADTGDAAASNSALAEVHAGLGPRLALLTRRAKLLDEWRAEASRPTEQLYPELIRYADVVGATCTGAASRSEIAEETFDLAIIDEAGQIGTADLLVPLVRAERAVLVGDHRQLPPISDAEVQAWAEELGDPVVRDLVVKSALEILVEGGQLPASHIAGLTRQRRMPKVIADFVSEAFYGGTLTTHVEHVHADPLFGSPLAFADTSQLPQRRRCETQTTGDSRGTLNHAEAELLAQLASFYHRRGADWGLIVPYRAQRRLISDLLARDIPDLDTVKQRVGTVDAFQGGERDVILYGFTRSNPAGRVGFLDELRRANVALTRARRQLVLVGDMDMLCRARDDGFRSLAHLLRAHVLAHGEVRHHEELSATLGQRREAEPA, encoded by the coding sequence TTGTTCCGCACAGTCGATCTTCCCTCGCCCGTCGTCCTCGTGCCGTCGAAGAACCTCTACGGCAAGCTCGACCGGCAGGCACGCGACCATCCCGGCCTGCCGGACGGCTTGGAGCAGGTGCTACGGGATCTCGCCGCGCGCTCCGAGGGGGTGCCCGCGATCGTGGACGAGCCCTCCCGCGCGGGCCGTGACCACAGCCTCCTCCTGCACACCTACGGCTACGTCGTGATGCTGTTCCCGACCTCGCGGCAGGACGGGTACTTCGTGGCCCGGATCGCGCCGCTGCGCGTGCGCGACCACGACCGGCTGTCCCGAGGGGCCCTCCTGATCCGCGCGAACTGGCAGGCGGTGTTCGAGTTGCCGCAGGTTCCGGCGGGGGCGACCGCCCACTGGCCGCGGCTGACCGCTGCGTGGGCGGAGGTGGTGCGAGCACGCGGCGCCGAGCGCGGCACCCCGGAGCTCGCCCCGGCGCACGGCCGGTTCCTGGACACTCTCGACGAGCTGATCGAGACCGGCCGCCGGTTCGCCGCACGCAAGGACAGCACCTTGGCGAGGTACCCGTACCGGTCGGTCGAGTCGGCGGGGGAACGGCGGTTCAGCGGCGCGCCGGTCTACGTGTTCCGGATCGCCGGTGACCGCTTGCCGGAGCGTGGCCGGTTCGTCCGGCTTCGCTCGGAGTCCGAGCAACGCGGAGAGGTCGTCCGGACCGGCGAGGACAGCGTGACCGTCCGGTTCGACCAGCCGCTCGACTGGAACCGGCTGGCCGGGCAGGGAGAACTCCAGGAAACGCCGAACGAGGTCGTCCACGCCAAGCAACGGGAAGCGGTCGCGCTCCTGCGGTCCGGGCGGGCGCACAACCGGACGCTGCTGTCCGTGCTCGTCGACCACGCGGTCGAGCCGCTGGTGCCCACGGCCGGGGTCCCGGCGGAGGATCTCGACGCCGACCAGCTGGCGGCGTTCCGTGCCGCGCTCGGTGTCCGGGACCTGCTCGCGGTGCTGGGCCCGCCCGGGACCGGCAAGACACGCACCATCAGCCAGATCGCCCGTGCCTGCGCGCTCAGGCCGGACCGGGGCCGGGTGCTGATCGCCTCGCTCACCAACCGGGCCGTGGACAACGTGCTGGCGAAGCTCCCGCGCGATGTCGTCGTCGTGCGGGTCGGGAACGAAGGGAAGGTCGACGCGGACGCGCGGGCGTTCCTCCTGGAGAACCTGGCCGCCGACCTGCGGTCGGAGATCCTGTCCACCACGGCGGTCACACGGCGGGGCTACGACGGCGTGCCCGCGGCGGTCGAATGGCACGGCGAACTCGGGCGACGGGTCGCGCTGGCGGCCGAGGCACTGACCGGCGAGGCCCACGCCCGTGACGCCTGGGCGGCGGCGAGGCGCGCCGCGGGCGGTGCGGCTCACCAGCGCGTGGACGAACTCTCGCGCGCGCTCGAAGCGGAGCAGCGCAAGGCTGGCCGCCGCGCCGAGCGGCTCGGACACCTCGTGGAGCGGCAGTCGCGCGAGCTGAACCGGGCACGGGGACCGTTGACGAGACCCTGGGCCGCGCTCGCCGCCCGCCGGAGGGAGAGGCGGGCCGGGCGGTTGCGCACCGAGATCGCGGCCGGAGGCGAGCAGATCAGCCGTCTCCAGGGTTCGCTGCACGAGGCGTGGACCGCGCTCGACGTCGCCACCCGCGGTGTTCCCGCCGTGATGGCCGCCGCCGACGCGCTGGACCGGGCGGCGGCACACCACCACCAGCGGCTGGCCGACGCGTCACACGCACTCGACACCATCCGCGCGGCCATCAGTGCCGTGGACACGGTTCCCGTGCCCGCGGACACCGGTGATGCCGCCGCCTCCAATTCCGCCCTGGCCGAGGTGCACGCCGGACTCGGGCCGCGGCTGGCCCTGCTGACCAGGCGCGCGAAGCTGCTCGACGAGTGGCGTGCGGAGGCGTCGCGGCCGACCGAGCAGCTGTACCCGGAGCTGATCCGGTACGCCGACGTCGTGGGTGCCACCTGCACCGGCGCGGCCTCCCGGAGCGAGATCGCGGAGGAGACCTTCGACCTCGCGATCATCGACGAGGCCGGTCAGATCGGCACGGCGGATCTGCTGGTGCCCCTCGTCCGCGCCGAGCGTGCGGTGCTGGTCGGCGACCACCGTCAGCTGCCCCCGATCAGCGACGCGGAGGTCCAGGCGTGGGCCGAGGAGCTCGGCGATCCGGTGGTGCGGGACCTGGTCGTGAAGAGCGCACTGGAAATCCTGGTTGAGGGCGGGCAGTTGCCCGCCAGTCACATCGCCGGTCTCACCCGGCAACGGCGGATGCCGAAGGTGATCGCGGATTTCGTGTCCGAAGCCTTCTACGGCGGAACGCTGACCACGCACGTGGAGCATGTCCACGCCGATCCGCTGTTCGGCAGCCCCCTGGCCTTCGCCGACACCTCCCAGCTGCCACAACGCCGCCGGTGCGAGACGCAGACGACGGGGGATTCCCGGGGAACGCTCAACCACGCCGAGGCCGAACTGCTGGCGCAGCTCGCGAGCTTCTACCACCGGCGCGGGGCGGACTGGGGGTTGATCGTGCCGTATCGCGCACAGCGCCGGCTCATCTCGGACCTCCTCGCGCGCGACATCCCGGATCTGGACACGGTGAAGCAGCGCGTGGGAACCGTCGACGCCTTCCAGGGCGGCGAGCGGGACGTCATCCTCTACGGTTTCACCCGCAGCAACCCGGCGGGCCGGGTCGGTTTCCTCGACGAGCTGCGGCGGGCCAACGTCGCGCTCACCCGCGCCCGGCGGCAGCTGGTCCTGGTCGGGGACATGGACATGTTGTGCCGGGCGCGGGACGACGGCTTCCGCTCGCTGGCCCACCTCCTGCGCGCCCACGTGCTGGCCCACGGCGAAGTGCGCCACCACGAGGAGCTCAGCGCCACCCTCGGGCAACGACGGGAAGCGGAACCGGCATGA
- a CDS encoding toll/interleukin-1 receptor domain-containing protein — protein sequence MTVFISYTHDDEEHKTAVRRFAECLRAHGIDADIDSWATTERRDWQPWMTRLVLEAEFVIVVASPVYREMGDGLGPADRNHGVQAEAALLRDLLQSDRPTWTRKILPVLLPGHGVDEIPYFLQPYAVNRYEVTSFTAEGMESLLRVITAQPEHVRPPLGPRTVLPPKSGPGAAPSAPRWRPLREPVPVHWLADLMRDRHRPQSAVVELHLVPAAGQGLLGIRQLQRLAGELPGAGRSRQLFSHAQGLHAGSSGQLAWAFSRESRHGEAGLAVRRDGQRSCWFGLPPASIGAVLDEKHLTGQIAARLRLLLELGVDLPEELAPAVGLDNAGMVHLGRVDEPPRTAVTLHWHDRVRAEPEEALTAADLRSFTQDIADELAGRLAEPLRT from the coding sequence GTGACCGTTTTCATCTCCTACACCCACGACGACGAAGAACACAAAACCGCGGTGCGCCGGTTCGCGGAGTGCCTGCGGGCACACGGGATCGACGCGGACATCGACAGCTGGGCGACCACCGAGCGCCGCGACTGGCAGCCCTGGATGACGCGACTCGTGCTCGAAGCCGAGTTCGTCATCGTCGTGGCCTCCCCGGTCTACCGCGAGATGGGCGACGGCCTCGGGCCCGCCGACCGCAACCACGGGGTACAGGCCGAGGCCGCCCTGCTGCGCGATCTGCTGCAAAGCGACCGCCCCACCTGGACCCGCAAGATCCTGCCGGTCCTCCTCCCCGGGCACGGCGTCGACGAGATCCCGTACTTCCTGCAGCCCTACGCGGTCAATCGGTACGAGGTCACCTCGTTCACCGCGGAAGGGATGGAAAGCTTGCTCCGGGTGATCACCGCGCAGCCCGAGCACGTCCGCCCGCCGCTCGGACCGCGCACGGTCCTGCCACCGAAGTCCGGTCCCGGCGCCGCGCCGTCCGCCCCGCGCTGGCGCCCGCTCCGCGAACCCGTGCCGGTCCACTGGCTGGCGGATCTGATGCGGGACCGCCACCGGCCGCAGAGCGCCGTGGTCGAACTGCACCTCGTACCCGCGGCGGGTCAGGGGTTGCTCGGCATCCGGCAGCTGCAGCGGCTGGCCGGGGAGCTGCCCGGTGCCGGTCGCTCCCGGCAGTTGTTCTCCCACGCGCAGGGACTCCACGCCGGTTCCTCGGGTCAGCTCGCCTGGGCGTTCAGCCGGGAGTCGCGGCACGGGGAAGCCGGGCTGGCGGTCCGTCGCGACGGCCAGCGGTCCTGCTGGTTCGGTCTGCCACCGGCATCGATCGGCGCGGTGCTGGACGAGAAGCACCTGACCGGGCAGATCGCGGCGCGCCTGCGCCTCCTCCTCGAACTCGGCGTCGACCTGCCGGAGGAGCTGGCACCCGCGGTCGGTCTGGACAACGCGGGCATGGTGCACCTGGGCCGCGTGGACGAACCCCCGCGAACCGCGGTCACCCTGCACTGGCACGACCGGGTCCGCGCGGAGCCGGAGGAGGCGCTGACGGCTGCCGATCTGCGGTCGTTCACCCAGGACATCGCCGACGAACTGGCCGGGCGTCTCGCGGAACCGCTCCGCACCTAG